In Camelina sativa cultivar DH55 chromosome 16, Cs, whole genome shotgun sequence, a single window of DNA contains:
- the LOC109125174 gene encoding 26S proteasome non-ATPase regulatory subunit 1 homolog B-like, giving the protein MAMVMVQVSEARDSRVGAFSLISPVFRLLVNVYQKQAPSDYLSICQCLMFLDEPHDVASILEKLLHSEDKDEALLALQIAFDLVENENHGFLMSVRNSLPMPKILPVVAVQASETSTAQRENTAGNLQMTDETDPADAVYAERSFLFIMETNEQSVESWCQSNGAAIYGNAIMHAGTAEDTFYKENLVWLSRATNWAKFSAIAGLGVIHRGHLQQSRSVMAPYLPQGGADGGGSPYSEGGALYALGIIHANHGEGIRQYLRDSLRSTSAEVIQHGACLGLGLASFGTTDEYIYEDIKKVLYTDSAVAGEAAGISLGLLFVGTTTNKASEMLAYAHKTQHEKIIRGLALGTALTVYGREEEADILIEQMTRDRDPIIRCGGMYALAMAYRGTANNKAMRQLLHFAVSDVCDDVKRTAVLALGFILYSDPEQTPRIVSLLSQSYNPHVRYGAALAVGISCAGTGLSEAISLLEPLTSDVVDFVRQGAIVAMAMVMVQVSEASDSRVGEFRHQLDKILPEEIPDEMSTITGAFLASGILEAGGGNVTIRLLSKTKHDKVTAVVGLAIFSQFWYWYPLIYFICLAFSPTAFIGLNYDLKFPKFEFMSLAKPSLFEYPKRTACRCCLR; this is encoded by the exons ATGGCTATGGTGATGGTCCAAGTTAGTGAAGCACGCGATTCTCGCGTTGGAGCATTTAG TCTTATATCTCCG GTTTTTCGATTACTTGTTAATGTTTACCAGAAGCAGGCTCCTTCTGATTATTTGAGTATTTGTCAATGCCTTATGTTCTTGGATGAACCACATGATGTTGCAAGCATATTGGAGAAGCTTCTTCATTCAGAGGACAAGGATGAAGCTTTACTGGCATTGCAAATCGCTTTTGATCTTGTAGAGAACGAGAACCATGGATTTCTCATGAGTGTTAGAAACAGCCTTCCAATGCCCAAGATCCTTCCTGTAGTAGCAGTTCAAGCTTCTGAAACCTCTACCGCTCAGAGGGAGAACACTGCAGGGAATCTCCAGATGACGGATGAAACAGATCCTGCAGATGCTGTCTACGCTGAGAG ATCATTCCTGTTTATCATGGAGACAAATGAACAGTCTGTTGAATCGTGGTGTCAGTCGAATGGTGCTGCAATATATGGTAATGCGATAATGCATGCTGGAACAGCAGAGGACACATTTTACAAGGAgaatttg GTTTGGCTAAGTAGGGCCACCAATTGGGCTAAGTTTAGTGCTATAGCGGGATTAGGTGTTATTCATAGAGGTCATCTACAACAAAGTAGGTCAGTGATGGCTCCATATTTGCCTCAAGGAGGAGCAGATGGTGGTGGGAGTCCTTACTCTGAAGGTGGTGCTTTATATGCCCTTGGCATTATTCATGCCAACCATGGCGAGGGAATCAGGCAATATCTTCGTGATAGCCTACGAAGTACTAGTGCTGAG GTTATTCAACATGGAGCTTGTTTAGGTCTTGGTTTGGCATCCTTTGGGACAACTGATGAATACATATATGAAGATATAAAAAAAGTGCTATACACTGACAGTGCAGTTGCTGGTGAAGCTGCCGGCATCAGCCTGGGTCTATTATTTGTTGGAACTACAACAAATAAGGCAAGTGAGATGCTCGCTTATGCTCACAAGACCCAGCATGAGAAGATAATAAG GGGACTGGCTCTAGGAACAGCTCTCACAGTATATGGTAGAGAAGAGGAAGCAGATATTTTGATTGAGCAGATGACTAGAGATCGTGATCCTATCATTCGTTGTGGTGGAATGTACGCACTGGCAATGGCTTACAGAGGAACTGCAAACAACAAAGCCATGCGTCAACTTCTGCACTTTGCTGTCTCTGATGTCTGTGACGATGTCAAAAGGACTGCTGTTCTCGCACTTGGATTCATCTTATACTCTGATCCAGAGCAG ACTCCCCGTATTGTATCCCTGCTTTCCCAGTCGTACAATCCGCATGTCCGCTATGGCGCAGCTCTTGCCGTAGGCATATCTTGTGCAGGAACTGGCCTGAGTGAAGCGATATCCTTGCTGGAACCACTTACATCAGATGTGGTTGACTTTGTTCGTCAAGGTGCTATAGTTGCCATGGCCATGGTGATGGTCCAAGTTAGTGAAGCAAGCGATTCTCGCGTTGGAGAATTTAG GCACCAACTTGACAAGATTTTACCCGAAGAGATTCCAGATGAAATGAGCACTATTACGGGAGCATTTTTGGCTTCAGGTATTCTTGAAGCTGGTGGAGGGAATGTGACAATACGACTTCTCTCTAAGACAAAACATGACAAAGTCACTGCGGTTGTTGGCCTTGCCATCTTCAGCCAGTTTTGGTATTGGTATCCGCTAATTTATTTCATATGCTTGGCGTTCTCACCAACCGCGTTCATCGGTTTGAACTACGATCTCAAATTCCCAAAGTTTGAATTCATGTCGCTCGCAAAACCATCTTTGTTTGAGTATCCAAAACGAACTGCNTGCAGATGCTGTCTACGCTGA
- the LOC104753529 gene encoding 26S proteasome non-ATPase regulatory subunit 1 homolog A-like, which produces MVKVIQHGACLGLGLASFGTTDEYIYEDIKKVLYTDSAVAGEAAGISLGLLFVGTTTNKASEMLAYAHKTQHEKIIRGLALGTALTVYGREEEADILIEQMTRDRDPIIRCGGMYALAMAYRGTANNKAMRQLLHFAVSDVCDDVKRTAVLALGFILYSDPEQTPRIVSLLSQSYNPHVRYGAALAVGISCAGTGLSEAISLLEPLTSDVVDFVRQGAIVAMAMVMVQVSEASDSRVGEFRHQLDKILPEEIPDEMSTITGAFLASGILEAGGGNVTIRLLSKTKHDKVTAVVGLAIFSQFWYWYPLIYFICLAFSPTAFIGLNYDLKFPKFDFMSLAKPSLFEYPKRTAVVTSNTAAKLPTALLSTAVKAIKSRDINKTEAEQKIIAEKAATKSFNESGAGKGKSSIEKVTDTMQADSAATVEKKAESEAMFEILCNPTRVVPAQEKYIKFMESSRYEPVKLAPSGFVLLKDLHPPYPKVLFMTTDTPTSTAVKQGSTPV; this is translated from the exons ATGGTGAAG GTTATTCAACATGGAGCTTGTTTAGGTCTTGGTTTGGCATCCTTTGGGACAACTGATGAATACATATATGAAGATATAAAAAAAGTGCTATACACTGACAGTGCAGTTGCTGGTGAAGCTGCCGGCATCAGCCTGGGTCTATTATTTGTTGGAACTACAACAAATAAGGCAAGTGAGATGCTCGCTTATGCTCACAAGACCCAGCATGAGAAGATAATAAG GGGACTGGCTCTAGGAACAGCTCTCACAGTATATGGTAGAGAAGAGGAAGCAGATATTTTGATTGAGCAGATGACTAGAGATCGTGATCCTATCATTCGTTGTGGTGGAATGTACGCACTGGCAATGGCTTACAGAGGAACTGCAAACAACAAAGCCATGCGTCAACTTCTGCACTTTGCTGTCTCTGATGTCTGTGACGATGTCAAAAGGACTGCTGTTCTCGCACTTGGATTCATCTTATACTCTGATCCAGAGCAG ACTCCCCGTATTGTATCCCTGCTTTCCCAGTCGTACAATCCGCATGTCCGCTATGGCGCAGCTCTTGCCGTAGGCATATCTTGTGCAGGAACTGGCCTGAGTGAAGCGATATCCTTGCTGGAACCACTTACATCAGATGTGGTTGACTTTGTTCGTCAAGGTGCTATAGTTGCCATGGCCATGGTGATGGTCCAAGTTAGTGAAGCAAGCGATTCTCGCGTTGGAGAATTTAG GCACCAACTTGACAAGATTTTACCCGAAGAGATTCCAGATGAAATGAGCACTATTACGGGAGCATTTTTGGCTTCAGGTATTCTTGAAGCTGGTGGAGGGAATGTGACAATACGACTTCTCTCTAAGACAAAACATGACAAAGTCACTGCGGTTGTTGGCCTTGCAATCTTCAGCCAGTTTTGGTATTGGTACCCGCTAATTTATTTCATATGCTTGGCGTTCTCACCAACCGCGTTCATCGGTTTGAACTACGATCTCAAATTCCCAAAGTTTGACTTCATGTCGCTCGCAAAACCATCTTTGTTTGAGTATCCAAAACGAACTGCAGTTGTTACCTCCAACACCGCCGCAAAATTACCAACTGCCCTGCTTTCAACCGCGGTGAAGGCTATTAAATCTAGGGATATAAACAAGACTGAAGCAGAGCAGAAGATTATCGCTGAAAAAGCAGCCACAAAGTCTTTCAATGAAAGTGGAGCTGGAAAAGGCAAGTCATCAATTGAGAAGGTAACAGACACTATGCAG GCTGATAGCGCAGCAACGGTGGAGAAGAAGGCTGAGTCAGAAGCAATGTTTGAGATTCTGTGCAACCCGACGCGGGTGGTCCCTGCACAAGAGAAATACATAAAGTTTATGGAGAGCAGCAGATACGAACCGGTGAAGCTAGCTCCATCAGGGTTCGTCCTTCTAAAGGACTTGCATCCGCCGTATCCCAAGGTTCTCTTTATGACCACCGACACACCTACTTCAACGGCTGTCAAGCAAGGATCCACGCCAGTCTGA
- the LOC104750233 gene encoding uncharacterized protein LOC104750233, whose protein sequence is MTESRSENTIRTWSIYKTKDASGPSMNAIWFGFVATAILILMFIILAILEHLFRSDHSSYYDGSADQLQQHAQKSSMIPVSTSDVSVVMPGEKLPSYIALSAPFPCRREGIRWPPHL, encoded by the exons ATGACCGAGTCAAGGTCGGAAAACACGATAAGAACATGGAGCATATACAAAACCAAGGATGCGTCAGGGCCATCGATGAATGcgatttggtttgggtttgtgGCGACTGCAATATTGATTTTAATGTTCATCATATTGGCAATCCTGGAACATCTCTTCAGGTCCGATCATTCTTCTTATTACGATGGCTCTGCTGATCAGCTTCAGCAACATGCTCAAAAATCTTCTATg ATTCCGGTTAGTACGTCAGATGTGTCCGTGGTGATGCCAGGAGAAAAGCTGCCGTCGTACATAGCTCTTTCGGCGCCATTTCCTTGCCGGAGAGAAGGCATTCGCTGGCCTCCCCACCTCTAA
- the LOC104750234 gene encoding probable purine permease 18: MEKMTEPSKQTTTEESANPEPDQILSPRRSLQLNQKKWWISVLLYLFLVLLGDSLVMLLLNFFYVQDNREESDQDLQYKGTWLQALVQNAAFPILIPLFFIFPSPKPNQETNNTRFLSFRLIFLYVVLGVLVAAHSKLFALGKLYANYGVFTLISATQLIFTTIFTALINRFKFTRWIILSIITTILIYVFGSPEFGGEPDENEEFYNIQAWLTFSGSVAFALSLCLIQLGFEKLLVKTKRYGNKKVFSMVLEMQICVSFVASVVCLVGLFASGEYKELKGDSERFKKGETYYVLSLIGLALSWQVWAVGLIGLVLYVSGVFGDVVHMCTSPLVALFVVLAFDFMDDEFSWPRIGTLIATVVALGSYFYTLHKRNKAKMVELYQRENNIEV; encoded by the coding sequence ATGGAGAAGATGACCGAACCTTCCAAACAGACAACAACAGAAGAATCAGCAAATCCAGAACCAGACCAAATCTTGAGTCCAAGAAGATCGTTGCagctaaatcaaaagaaatggtggatctctgttttattatatctttttttagtCTTGCTCGGAGATTCTCTCGTCATGCTTCTCTTGAACTTCTTCTATGTTCAAGACAACCGAGAAGAGAGTGACCAAGATCTACAATACAAAGGAACATGGTTGCAAGCTCTTGTCCAAAACGCTGCGTTTCCAATCCTTATccctctctttttcattttcccTTCACCAAAACCTAACCAGGAAACCAACAATACTCGTTTCCTCTCATTTCGTCTCATCTTCCTATAcgttgttcttggtgttcttgtcGCTGCTCACAGCAAATTGTTTGCACTCGGGAAGTTATACGCAAACTATGGCGTCTTCACTCTGATTTCGGCGACTCAGTTGATCTTTACCACGATTTTCACAGCCTTAATTAACCGTTTCAAGTTTACCAGGTGGATTATCTTATCGATAATCACCAccattttgatttatgttttcgGTAGTCCTGAATTTGGAGGAGAGCCTGATGAAAACGAAGAATTCTACAACATCCAAGCTTGGTTAACTTTTTCTGGTTCTGTTGCTTTCGCGCTATCGCTCTGTTTGATCCAACTCGGGTTTGAGAAGTTATTGGTGAAGACAAAAAGATATGGTAACAAGAAAGTGTTTAGTATGGTCTTGGAGATGCAAATATGCGTCTCTTTTGTCGCCTCGGTTGTTTGTCTCGTGGGTTTGTTTGCGAGTGGCGAGTATAAAGAACTGAAAGGCGATAGCGAAAGGTTTAAGAAAGGAGAAACGTATTACGTTCTGAGTTTGATCGGGTTGGCTTTGTCGTGGCAGGTTTGGGCGGTCGGGCTGATAGGTTTGGTGCTCTATGTTTCCGGTGTGTTTGGTGATGTCGTTCATATGTGCACTTCACCACTTGTGgctttgtttgttgtgttggCATTCGATTTTATGGATGATGAGTTTAGTTGGCCTAGAATTGGTACTCTGATAGCAACAGTTGTGGCCTTAGGATCTTACTTCTACACTCTCCACAAGAGAAACAAGGCGAAGATGGTGGAACTTTACCAAAGAGAGAACAATATTGAAGTTTAG
- the LOC104750235 gene encoding probable purine permease 22, translating to MEMTEASKQTTTREHVQNPEPDQILSPRRSLQLQQKKWWVAVALCLFLVMLGNCLVILLLNFFYVQDRRGEDDNKHLQYKGTWMQALVQNAAFPVLIPLFFIFPSPKPYRDTDSTRFLSFRLILLYFSLGVLVAAHSKLYALGKLYTDYGFFLLISASQLIFTLIFTAIINRFKFTRWIVISILLTLVSYAFGSPQFAGEPVENEYFYSIQAWLTFSGSVAFALSLCLAQLGFEKLLVKAKRYGNKRVFRMVLEMQICISFVASLVCLVGLFVSGEYKELKGDSKRFKKGETYYVLSLVGLALSWQVWAVGLIGLVLYVSGVFGNIVHMCASPLMALVVVLAFDFMDDEFSWPRIGALVGTVLALGFYFHTLHYRNKEKIVELNQSENNVEV from the exons ATGGAGATGACCGAAGCTTCCAAACAGACAACAACTCGTG AACATGTTCAGAATCCAGAACCAGACCAAATCTTGAGTCCTAGACGATCTTTGCAACTACAGCAAAAGAAATGGTGGGTCGCTGTTGCGTTATGTCTGTTCTTAGTTATGCTAGGAAATTGTCTCGTTATTCTTCTCTTGAACTTCTTCTATGTTCAAGACCGTCGTGGAGAAGATGATAACAAACATCTACAGTACAAAGGAACATGGATGCAAGCTCTGGTCCAAAACGCTGCGTTTCCAGTCCTCAtccctctcttcttcattttcccTTCACCAAAACCTTACCGTGACACCGACAGTACTCGTTTCCTCTCCTTTCGTCTCATCTTGCTTTACTTCTCCCTTGGTGTTCTTGTTGCTGCTCACAGCAAATTGTACGCACTCGGGAAGCTATACACAGACTATGGCTTCTTCTTGCTAATCTCCGCGTCCCAATTGATCTTTACCTTGATTTTCACAGCTATCATTAACCGTTTCAAGTTTACCAGATGGATCGTCATATCGATACTTCTCACTCTTGTGAGCTATGCTTTTGGTAGTCCTCAATTTGCAGGAGAGCCGGTTGAAAACGAATATTTCTACAGCATCCAAGCTTGGTTAACTTTCTCTGGTTCGGTTGCTTTCGCGCTATCTCTCTGTTTAGCTCAACTCGGTTTCGAGAAACTGTTGGTGAAGGCAAAAAGATATGGTAACAAGAGAGTGTTTAGAATGGTCTTAGAGATGCAAATATGTATCTCTTTTGTTGCCTCGCTTGTTTGTCTTGTGGGTTTGTTTGTAAGCGGTGAGTATAAGGAATTGAAAGGAGATAGCAAGAGGTTTAAGAAAGGGGAAACATATTACGTTCTGAGTTTAGTTGGATTGGCTTTGTCGTGGCAGGTTTGGGCAGTCGGGCTGATAGGTCTGGTGCTCTATGTTTCGGGTGTTTTCGGTAATATTGTTCATATGTGTGCTTCACCACTTATGGCGTTGGTTGTTGTTTTAGCATTTGATTTTATGGATGATGAGTTTAGTTGGCCTAGAATTGGTGCTTTGGTAGGAACAGTTTTGGCTTTAGGCTTTTACTTCCACACTTTGCACTACAGAAACAAGGAGAAGATAGTGGAACTAAACCAAAGTGAGAACAATGTTGAAGTTTAG
- the LOC104753531 gene encoding uncharacterized protein LOC104753531 — protein MAKELKNGYYEIRKACLEHTCPVETRCNYMRKASSRVIAVVFKAQFSDPSKAPVPMDLQQLVLEDLKVSASYNKCRRARGIAIDNLFGSDEDSYDQLAEYLHLLKLANPGTVTEIKTEIEEDGSERFLYTFLAFGASIQGFSKLRRVLVVDGTHLTGKYKGVLLTASGQDGNFQVFPLAFAIVDSENDDAWTWFFEKLERIIADSNTLTIISDRCQSIYIAKNRVFPLSHHAACIVHLAWNENAKFHNKGLEKLVTNAAYAYTVGSFWMMYGKIRGKNMECARWLDKIGAAHWSRAYFQGDCYNLMTSNIAESLNKALWKGRASPVVELLKFIRAMLTLWFSARRKKSTRHNRLVTPEVDIQMTKNISLLQGSKVATVSSWSYEIVGLFNGKHHVLLDLKKCTCKQYDRVKIPCGHAMFAVNYQGIPPTTLVDMYYKTSTWVATYAGVINPEVNPNDLGMADEVVRRNIIPPKSRRPSGRPIKTRIPSVGEYPNQVMAGESSSRRWPFDSEWEDMDDANPDKRPKLNSYFEWEEEALETIYEAFSKTRAVVEAETKDRFTSILHMLHEHMKKKEEATALQHQVELIDAQLSQLNQILGQELVDIEAEHKRLEETRELAAADVKQCKVPPPIDWCKLEVRFPDV, from the exons ATGGCTAAAGAACTGAAAAATGGATACTATGAGATACGTAAAGCATGTTTGGAACATACATGCCCAGTTGAAACAAGGTGCAATTACATGAGGAAGGCGTCATCTCGAGTTATTGCTGTTGTCTTCAAAGCACAATTTAGCGACCCATCTAAAGCCCCGGTACCAATGGACCTGCAGCAATTGGTCCTTGAGGACCTAAAGGTGTCAGCATCATACAATAAGTGTCGTAGGGCTAGGGGAATAGCTATAGACAATTTGTTTGGCTCTGATGAAGATTCATATGATCAACTGGCTGAATATTTGCATCTTTTGAAGCTCGCAAACCCCGGTACTGTAAcagaaatcaaaacagaaatcGAGGAAGATGGTAGTGAAAGGTTCTTGTACACGTTTTTGGCATTTGGTGCATCAATACAAGGTTTTAGTAAGCTCAGACGTGTTCTTGTTGTGGATGGGACGCATCTAACTGGTAAGTACAAAGGAGTGTTGTTGACAGCAAGTGGCCAAGATGGTAACTTTCAAGTATTCCCTCTAGCTTTTGCTATTGTAGATAGCGAGAATGATGATGCGTGGACTTGGTTTTTTGAAAAGCTTGAACGGATAATCGCTGACAGCAATACCCTAACCATCATTTCTGATAGATGTCAGTCCATTTACATTGCTAAAAATAGGGTTTTCCCCCTATCTCATCATGCCGCTTGTATTGTCCACTTGGCGTGGAATGAAAATGCCAAATTTCACAACAAAGGTCTTGAAAAACTGGTCACTAATGCTGCATATGCCTACACAGTTGGCTCTTTCTGGATGATGTATGGAAAAATTAGAGGAAAAAACATGGAATGTGCTAGATGGCTTGACAAAATCGGCGCTGCTCATTGGTCACGCGCATATTTTCAGGGAGACTGTTACAATCTGATGACCAGCAATATAGCTGAATCGTTGAACAAAGCATTATGGAAGGGTAGGGCGTCACCAGTAGTGGAGTTGCTTAAGTTTATTAGGGCTATGTTAACACTCTGGTTTAGTGCAAGGAGGAAAAAGTCTACCAGACACAACAGGTTGGTAACTCCGGAGGTTGAtatacaaatgacaaagaaCATATCACTATTACAAGGAAGCAAGGTTGCAACTGTTTCAAGTTGGAGTTATGAAATTGTGGGGTTGTTCAACGGGAAGCACCATGTCCTTCTGGACCTGAAAAAATGCACTTGCAAACAATACGATCGAGTAAAGATCCCTTGTGGACACGCAATGTTCGCTGTCAACTACCAAGGTATTCCACCAACAACACTAGTAGACATGTACTATAAGACTTCTACATGGGTAGCTACTTACGCAGGAGTAATCAATCCTGAAGTTAACCCCAATGATCTGGGCATGGCCGATGAAGTTGTTAGGAGGAACATAATCCCTCCAAAGTCCCGTCGGCCATCTGGTAGGCCAATCAAGACCAGAATTCCATCTGTTGGTGAATATCCG AATCAAGTTATGGCCGGTGAAAGTTCCAGTAGACGTTGGCCCTTCGATTCAGAGTGGGAAGACATGGACGACGCTAATCCCGATAAACGTCCAAAACTCAATTCCTACTTTGAGTGGGAAGAAGAAGCACTTGAGACCATTTATGAGGCCTTTAGTAAGACTAGAGCAGTGGTTGAGGCGGAGACAAAAGATCGCTTCACATCAATCCTCCATATGCTGCATgagcatatgaagaagaaggaggaggcaACCGCACTCCAGCATCAAGTTGAATTAATTGACGCTCAACTCTCCCAGCTTAATCAGATTTTGGGTCAAGAACTAGTCGATATCGAGGCAGAGCACAAGCGGTTGGAGGAGACCCGAGAGTTAGCGGCGGCTGATGTCAAACAGTGCAAAGTTCCACCACCAATTGACTGGTGTAAACTGGAAGTGCGTTTCCCCGATGTTTAA